In the genome of Penaeus vannamei isolate JL-2024 chromosome 26, ASM4276789v1, whole genome shotgun sequence, one region contains:
- the LOC113820102 gene encoding uncharacterized protein isoform X3, giving the protein MRPRVDSTSSASSCSSDASSDSSSSSTTASPSTCSSTSASDDYDSQDDFEDDEEVDQEDGESVACDDPVCTRATAWVWVPGGKGRGRIPNVGLGKDLTDASVCEVIRLNSSGRNSGYSNFDFAFLVQSNDEYSRLLRGLLDVQNKMKELTPQHIRQHFDVAFKQVELLQQFQLELNEAVRASQGNLEALAEVFQNDQFSSYKTYILMMPRVQKKLNHYSSYFQEHFPSFRKNLMTPSLRVHFYALVLKSLKSRGSRSERESLQRAIDYLNLVNRKANTEMTVASVMECPVDLRLSGDLLLVDEFYYVAGPLAKKKYTLVLFEHILLFTLSSITCFRLMTYCRPGQMESIESGSENELNLYVKPTNKQQVIRHVLRPRNASARSVWEEKLQNFVPSYKSSSRKSLSVTPRTADLLPLSLTSEYPQLQAALAMAPRNTQSGSPGPLETFNEEALQNLVVREENYVRQLSQITQENRVLPRFILSILTRVLSLHNRNILPKFKKACQQSLPKVLLCFEDIMVHLAIYSEYFAASVQVAHLPDSAEQPDPVTAPIHHFVFYLSWLSERGRQAEAIVAGLHTVVADARARILSEAIVNSRVDFFRSGKVLRCDTLRVATPHKGIRDGLYRALLFKKLIILTRVRAPFYEYVCDIRLDEVNLGPLKGSHPTDFRLEVRRGGGRGPQVFEFRARTQEVRDTWLAHLRKEFHGQAEAIKRQSSFSHL; this is encoded by the coding sequence ATGCGGCCCAGAGTCGACTCCACGTCCTCCGCCAGCAGTTGCTCGTCTGACGCCTCGAGCGACAGTTCCTCCTCGTCCACCACGGCCTCCCCTTCCACTTGCTCTTCAACCTCAGCTTCGGATGATTATGACTCCCAAGACGACttcgaggacgacgaggaggtggATCAGGAGGATGGCGAGAGCGTGGCATGCGACGACCCGGTTTGCACCAGAGCGACTGCCTGGGTATGGGTGccggggggcaaggggaggggccGCATCCCCAATGTGGGGCTGGGCAAAGACTTGACGGATGCGTCAGTGTGTGAGGTCATACGTCTGAACAGTTCGGGGAGGAATTCGGGTTACTCGAATTTCGATTTTGCTTTCCTCGTGCAGAGCAACGACGAATATTCTCGTCTACTCAGAGGATTACTCGATGTCCAGAATAAGATGAAAGAGCTCACGCCTCAGCACATCCGCCAGCACTTCGACGTCGCCTTCAAACAGGTCGAACTCCTCCAGCAATTTCAACTCGAACTGAATGAGGCTGTAAGAGCCTCTCAGGGAAACCTAGAGGCCCTGGCAGAGGTCTTCCAGAACGACCAGTTTTCCTCTTATAAGACTTACATCCTCATGATGCCAAGAGTTCAAAAGAAACTTAACCATTACTCCTCTTACTTTCAGGAGCACTTTCCCAGTTTTAGAAAGAACCTCATGACCCCTTCGCTTCGAGTCCATTTCTATGCTTTGGTCTTGAAGTCTCTGAAATCTCGCGGCAgcaggagcgagcgagagagcctcCAGAGAGCCATAGATTACTTAAATCTCGTCAACCGGAAAGCCAACACGGAGATGACGGTGGCCAGCGTCATGGAATGCCCGGTGGATCTCAGGCTCTCGGGCGACCTTCTGCTCGTTGACGAATTCTATTACGTGGCCGGACCCCTTGCCAAGAAGAAATATACGCTGGTCTTATTTGAACACATCTTGCTCTTCACTCTGTCCAGCATCACCTGCTTTAGGCTCATGACTTACTGCAGGCCTGGTCAGATGGAGTCCATAGAGAGTGGGTCCGAGAATGAGCTGAACCTTTATGTGAAACCGACCAACAAACAACAGGTCATCCGACACGTGCTTAGGCCTCGGAACGCGTCTGCTCGAAGCGTTTGGGAAGAGAAACTGCAAAATTTTGTGCCATCCTACAAAAGCAGTTCGAGAAAGAGTCTGAGTGTGACACCACGAACCGCTGACCTTCTTCCTCTGAGTCTCACGTCGGAGTATCCCCAACTCCAGGCTGCTCTGGCCATGGCTCCCAGGAACACGCAGTCAGGCTCCCCTGGACCATTGGAGACTTTCAACGAAGAGGCTCTACAAAACCTTGTAGTTCGCGAGGAAAATTACGTCAGACAGTTGTCTCAGATTACACAAGAAAACCGCGTACTTCCGAGGTTCATTTTAAGTATCCTAACACGAGTCCTGAGCCTCCATAATAGGAATATCCTCCCCAAGTTTAAAAAGGCATGCCAACAAAGTCTGCCAAAAGTACTCCTTTGCTTTGAAGATATCATGGTCCACCTGGCGATATACAGCGAATACTTCGCCGCCAGCGTCCAGGTGGCCCACTTGCCAGACTCCGCCGAGCAGCCAGACCCCGTCACGGCGCCCATCCACCACTTCGTCTTCTACCTCTCGTGGTTATCCGAGCGAGGACGCCAGGCGGAGGCCATCGTGGCCGGGCTGCACACCGTGGTCGCCGACGCCAGGGCTCGCATCCTCAGTGAGGCCATCGTCAACAGCCGAGTCGACTTCTTCAGGAGCGGGAAAGTCCTCCGCTGCGACACGCTGCGAGTGGCGACACCACACAAGGGCATAAGGGATGGACTCTACCGGGCACTCCTGTTCAAGAAACTCATTATCCTGACGAGGGTGAGAGCGCCCTTCTACGAATACGTGTGCGACATCAGGCTAGACGAGGTCAACCTAGGTCCCCTGAAGGGCTCTCATCCGACGGACTTCAGACTAGAAgtcagaagggggggaggaagaggtccCCAGGTCTTTGAGTTCCGCGCGCGCACTCAAGAGGTGAGGGACACCTGGCTCGCGCACCTCAGGAAGGAGTTCCACGGGCAGGCAGAGGCGATAAAGAGGcagtcctctttctctcacttgtgA
- the LOC113820102 gene encoding uncharacterized protein isoform X2, with amino-acid sequence MEVVRAPPAGAPPTHDSSPLILIHKAEGSLEELKVARSAMRPRVDSTSSASSCSSDASSDSSSSSTTASPSTCSSTSASDDYDSQDDFEDDEEVDQEDGESVACDDPVCTRATAWVWVPGGKGRGRIPNVGLGKDLTDASVCEVIRLNSSGRNSGYSNFDFAFLVQSNDEYSRLLRGLLDVQNKMKELTPQHIRQHFDVAFKQVELLQQFQLELNEAVRASQGNLEALAEVFQNDQFSSYKTYILMMPRVQKKLNHYSSYFQEHFPSFRKNLMTPSLRVHFYALVLKSLKSRGSRSERESLQRAIDYLNLVNRKANTEMTVASVMECPVDLRLSGDLLLVDEFYYVAGPLAKKKYTLVLFEHILLFTLSSITCFRLMTYCRPGQMESIESGSENELNLYVKPTNKQQVIRHVLRPRNASARSVWEEKLQNFVPSYKSSSRKSLSVTPRTADLLPLSLTSEYPQLQAALAMAPRNTQSGSPGPLETFNEEALQNLVVREENYVRQLSQITQENRVLPRFILSILTRVLSLHNRNILPKFKKACQQSLPKVLLCFEDIMVHLAIYSEYFAASVQVAHLPDSAEQPDPVTAPIHHFVFYLSWLSERGRQAEAIVAGLHTVVADARARILSEAIVNSRVDFFRSGKVLRCDTLRVATPHKGIRDGLYRALLFKKLIILTRVRAPFYEYVCDIRLDEVNLGPLKGSHPTDFRLEVRRGGGRGPQVFEFRARTQEVRDTWLAHLRKEFHGQAEAIKRQSSFSHL; translated from the exons ATGGAG GTCGTGAGGGCACCGCCGGCTGGGGCGCCTCCAACCCACGACTCATCTCCGCTCATACTCATCCACAAGGCTGAAGGCTCTTTGGAGGAGCTTAAAGTGGCCAG ATCTGCGATGCGGCCCAGAGTCGACTCCACGTCCTCCGCCAGCAGTTGCTCGTCTGACGCCTCGAGCGACAGTTCCTCCTCGTCCACCACGGCCTCCCCTTCCACTTGCTCTTCAACCTCAGCTTCGGATGATTATGACTCCCAAGACGACttcgaggacgacgaggaggtggATCAGGAGGATGGCGAGAGCGTGGCATGCGACGACCCGGTTTGCACCAGAGCGACTGCCTGGGTATGGGTGccggggggcaaggggaggggccGCATCCCCAATGTGGGGCTGGGCAAAGACTTGACGGATGCGTCAGTGTGTGAGGTCATACGTCTGAACAGTTCGGGGAGGAATTCGGGTTACTCGAATTTCGATTTTGCTTTCCTCGTGCAGAGCAACGACGAATATTCTCGTCTACTCAGAGGATTACTCGATGTCCAGAATAAGATGAAAGAGCTCACGCCTCAGCACATCCGCCAGCACTTCGACGTCGCCTTCAAACAGGTCGAACTCCTCCAGCAATTTCAACTCGAACTGAATGAGGCTGTAAGAGCCTCTCAGGGAAACCTAGAGGCCCTGGCAGAGGTCTTCCAGAACGACCAGTTTTCCTCTTATAAGACTTACATCCTCATGATGCCAAGAGTTCAAAAGAAACTTAACCATTACTCCTCTTACTTTCAGGAGCACTTTCCCAGTTTTAGAAAGAACCTCATGACCCCTTCGCTTCGAGTCCATTTCTATGCTTTGGTCTTGAAGTCTCTGAAATCTCGCGGCAgcaggagcgagcgagagagcctcCAGAGAGCCATAGATTACTTAAATCTCGTCAACCGGAAAGCCAACACGGAGATGACGGTGGCCAGCGTCATGGAATGCCCGGTGGATCTCAGGCTCTCGGGCGACCTTCTGCTCGTTGACGAATTCTATTACGTGGCCGGACCCCTTGCCAAGAAGAAATATACGCTGGTCTTATTTGAACACATCTTGCTCTTCACTCTGTCCAGCATCACCTGCTTTAGGCTCATGACTTACTGCAGGCCTGGTCAGATGGAGTCCATAGAGAGTGGGTCCGAGAATGAGCTGAACCTTTATGTGAAACCGACCAACAAACAACAGGTCATCCGACACGTGCTTAGGCCTCGGAACGCGTCTGCTCGAAGCGTTTGGGAAGAGAAACTGCAAAATTTTGTGCCATCCTACAAAAGCAGTTCGAGAAAGAGTCTGAGTGTGACACCACGAACCGCTGACCTTCTTCCTCTGAGTCTCACGTCGGAGTATCCCCAACTCCAGGCTGCTCTGGCCATGGCTCCCAGGAACACGCAGTCAGGCTCCCCTGGACCATTGGAGACTTTCAACGAAGAGGCTCTACAAAACCTTGTAGTTCGCGAGGAAAATTACGTCAGACAGTTGTCTCAGATTACACAAGAAAACCGCGTACTTCCGAGGTTCATTTTAAGTATCCTAACACGAGTCCTGAGCCTCCATAATAGGAATATCCTCCCCAAGTTTAAAAAGGCATGCCAACAAAGTCTGCCAAAAGTACTCCTTTGCTTTGAAGATATCATGGTCCACCTGGCGATATACAGCGAATACTTCGCCGCCAGCGTCCAGGTGGCCCACTTGCCAGACTCCGCCGAGCAGCCAGACCCCGTCACGGCGCCCATCCACCACTTCGTCTTCTACCTCTCGTGGTTATCCGAGCGAGGACGCCAGGCGGAGGCCATCGTGGCCGGGCTGCACACCGTGGTCGCCGACGCCAGGGCTCGCATCCTCAGTGAGGCCATCGTCAACAGCCGAGTCGACTTCTTCAGGAGCGGGAAAGTCCTCCGCTGCGACACGCTGCGAGTGGCGACACCACACAAGGGCATAAGGGATGGACTCTACCGGGCACTCCTGTTCAAGAAACTCATTATCCTGACGAGGGTGAGAGCGCCCTTCTACGAATACGTGTGCGACATCAGGCTAGACGAGGTCAACCTAGGTCCCCTGAAGGGCTCTCATCCGACGGACTTCAGACTAGAAgtcagaagggggggaggaagaggtccCCAGGTCTTTGAGTTCCGCGCGCGCACTCAAGAGGTGAGGGACACCTGGCTCGCGCACCTCAGGAAGGAGTTCCACGGGCAGGCAGAGGCGATAAAGAGGcagtcctctttctctcacttgtgA
- the LOC113820102 gene encoding uncharacterized protein isoform X1 codes for MDIVATLPAKPVGYGIHGPICEVVRAPPAGAPPTHDSSPLILIHKAEGSLEELKVARSAMRPRVDSTSSASSCSSDASSDSSSSSTTASPSTCSSTSASDDYDSQDDFEDDEEVDQEDGESVACDDPVCTRATAWVWVPGGKGRGRIPNVGLGKDLTDASVCEVIRLNSSGRNSGYSNFDFAFLVQSNDEYSRLLRGLLDVQNKMKELTPQHIRQHFDVAFKQVELLQQFQLELNEAVRASQGNLEALAEVFQNDQFSSYKTYILMMPRVQKKLNHYSSYFQEHFPSFRKNLMTPSLRVHFYALVLKSLKSRGSRSERESLQRAIDYLNLVNRKANTEMTVASVMECPVDLRLSGDLLLVDEFYYVAGPLAKKKYTLVLFEHILLFTLSSITCFRLMTYCRPGQMESIESGSENELNLYVKPTNKQQVIRHVLRPRNASARSVWEEKLQNFVPSYKSSSRKSLSVTPRTADLLPLSLTSEYPQLQAALAMAPRNTQSGSPGPLETFNEEALQNLVVREENYVRQLSQITQENRVLPRFILSILTRVLSLHNRNILPKFKKACQQSLPKVLLCFEDIMVHLAIYSEYFAASVQVAHLPDSAEQPDPVTAPIHHFVFYLSWLSERGRQAEAIVAGLHTVVADARARILSEAIVNSRVDFFRSGKVLRCDTLRVATPHKGIRDGLYRALLFKKLIILTRVRAPFYEYVCDIRLDEVNLGPLKGSHPTDFRLEVRRGGGRGPQVFEFRARTQEVRDTWLAHLRKEFHGQAEAIKRQSSFSHL; via the exons atggatatTGTAGCAACCCTTCCTGCAAAGCCAGTGGGTTATGGGATCCATGGACCCATCTGTGAG GTCGTGAGGGCACCGCCGGCTGGGGCGCCTCCAACCCACGACTCATCTCCGCTCATACTCATCCACAAGGCTGAAGGCTCTTTGGAGGAGCTTAAAGTGGCCAG ATCTGCGATGCGGCCCAGAGTCGACTCCACGTCCTCCGCCAGCAGTTGCTCGTCTGACGCCTCGAGCGACAGTTCCTCCTCGTCCACCACGGCCTCCCCTTCCACTTGCTCTTCAACCTCAGCTTCGGATGATTATGACTCCCAAGACGACttcgaggacgacgaggaggtggATCAGGAGGATGGCGAGAGCGTGGCATGCGACGACCCGGTTTGCACCAGAGCGACTGCCTGGGTATGGGTGccggggggcaaggggaggggccGCATCCCCAATGTGGGGCTGGGCAAAGACTTGACGGATGCGTCAGTGTGTGAGGTCATACGTCTGAACAGTTCGGGGAGGAATTCGGGTTACTCGAATTTCGATTTTGCTTTCCTCGTGCAGAGCAACGACGAATATTCTCGTCTACTCAGAGGATTACTCGATGTCCAGAATAAGATGAAAGAGCTCACGCCTCAGCACATCCGCCAGCACTTCGACGTCGCCTTCAAACAGGTCGAACTCCTCCAGCAATTTCAACTCGAACTGAATGAGGCTGTAAGAGCCTCTCAGGGAAACCTAGAGGCCCTGGCAGAGGTCTTCCAGAACGACCAGTTTTCCTCTTATAAGACTTACATCCTCATGATGCCAAGAGTTCAAAAGAAACTTAACCATTACTCCTCTTACTTTCAGGAGCACTTTCCCAGTTTTAGAAAGAACCTCATGACCCCTTCGCTTCGAGTCCATTTCTATGCTTTGGTCTTGAAGTCTCTGAAATCTCGCGGCAgcaggagcgagcgagagagcctcCAGAGAGCCATAGATTACTTAAATCTCGTCAACCGGAAAGCCAACACGGAGATGACGGTGGCCAGCGTCATGGAATGCCCGGTGGATCTCAGGCTCTCGGGCGACCTTCTGCTCGTTGACGAATTCTATTACGTGGCCGGACCCCTTGCCAAGAAGAAATATACGCTGGTCTTATTTGAACACATCTTGCTCTTCACTCTGTCCAGCATCACCTGCTTTAGGCTCATGACTTACTGCAGGCCTGGTCAGATGGAGTCCATAGAGAGTGGGTCCGAGAATGAGCTGAACCTTTATGTGAAACCGACCAACAAACAACAGGTCATCCGACACGTGCTTAGGCCTCGGAACGCGTCTGCTCGAAGCGTTTGGGAAGAGAAACTGCAAAATTTTGTGCCATCCTACAAAAGCAGTTCGAGAAAGAGTCTGAGTGTGACACCACGAACCGCTGACCTTCTTCCTCTGAGTCTCACGTCGGAGTATCCCCAACTCCAGGCTGCTCTGGCCATGGCTCCCAGGAACACGCAGTCAGGCTCCCCTGGACCATTGGAGACTTTCAACGAAGAGGCTCTACAAAACCTTGTAGTTCGCGAGGAAAATTACGTCAGACAGTTGTCTCAGATTACACAAGAAAACCGCGTACTTCCGAGGTTCATTTTAAGTATCCTAACACGAGTCCTGAGCCTCCATAATAGGAATATCCTCCCCAAGTTTAAAAAGGCATGCCAACAAAGTCTGCCAAAAGTACTCCTTTGCTTTGAAGATATCATGGTCCACCTGGCGATATACAGCGAATACTTCGCCGCCAGCGTCCAGGTGGCCCACTTGCCAGACTCCGCCGAGCAGCCAGACCCCGTCACGGCGCCCATCCACCACTTCGTCTTCTACCTCTCGTGGTTATCCGAGCGAGGACGCCAGGCGGAGGCCATCGTGGCCGGGCTGCACACCGTGGTCGCCGACGCCAGGGCTCGCATCCTCAGTGAGGCCATCGTCAACAGCCGAGTCGACTTCTTCAGGAGCGGGAAAGTCCTCCGCTGCGACACGCTGCGAGTGGCGACACCACACAAGGGCATAAGGGATGGACTCTACCGGGCACTCCTGTTCAAGAAACTCATTATCCTGACGAGGGTGAGAGCGCCCTTCTACGAATACGTGTGCGACATCAGGCTAGACGAGGTCAACCTAGGTCCCCTGAAGGGCTCTCATCCGACGGACTTCAGACTAGAAgtcagaagggggggaggaagaggtccCCAGGTCTTTGAGTTCCGCGCGCGCACTCAAGAGGTGAGGGACACCTGGCTCGCGCACCTCAGGAAGGAGTTCCACGGGCAGGCAGAGGCGATAAAGAGGcagtcctctttctctcacttgtgA